In Longimicrobium sp., the DNA window GGTGGGGTTCGTGGCCCGCGGCAACCTGGAAAGCGCCGAACGCCAGCTGGCCGCGGCGCTGCCCAACGCGGTGGTGCTGCGCAACCCCGTGAACCTGGCCGACCGCACTCCCGTTCCCCCGCCGCCCCCCGGCCCCGTGCGGATGGCCAGCGTGGGCCGGCTGGTGGTGGGCGACAAGGGACAGGACGTGCTCCTGCATGCGCTTTCGGCGCCGGCGTGGCGGGCGCGCGACTGGCGGCTGAACCTGTACGGCACGGGGGGCGACGAGGGGTACCTGCGGGCGCTCGCCCGGCACTACTCGGTGGCGGAACGGGTGGAGTTCCACGGGCACGTGCAGGACGTCCGCTCCATCTGGGCCCGGAACGAGCTGCTGGTGATGCCCTCGAGGGCCGAAGGCACCCCCCTGGTGCTGCTGGAGGCCATGCTCTGCGGCCGCCCATCGGTGTGCACCGACGTGGGCGGCATGGCCGAGTGGGTGCACGAGGGCCGCACGGGGTTCCTGGCCGAGGCGCCCACGCCCCGCTCGTTCGGCGCGGCGCTGGAGCGGGCCTGGGCGGCGCGCCGCGAATGGCCGTCCATGGGCCGGCAGGCGCACGAGGACGCGGGGCGGGGCATCGAGCCGCACCCCGAGCGCACGCTGCTGGACCTGGTGGCCCGGGCCGCCGCGTCCAGGGGGAGAAGCTGATGCGGGTGCTCGTCGTGGCCGGGGCGCGCCCCAACTTCATGAAGGTGGCCCCGATCGTGGCCGAGCTGGGGCGCAGGGGGATCGAAGCGCCGCTGGTGCACACCGGGCAGCACTACGACGCCCGCATGTCGGACACCTTCTTCCGCGATCTCGACATCCCGGCGCCCGACTTTCACCTGGGCGTGGGCTCCGGCAGCCACGCGGTGCAGACCGCGGGGGTCATGACCGCCTTCGAGCCGGTGCTGCGGGAGGT includes these proteins:
- a CDS encoding glycosyltransferase; its protein translation is MKIAIVSTMQGPPWAGSEELWARMAAAALGDGHQVMAFVHRSRELAPQLRELRESGAALYRRGRSYRLGLERLGSSFVRRPVRLPMVAPASPFAPLFRFGPDVVVLSEGTLFAFLHVGDLAEWLRRTDTPYVTVCQYLSDAHRATEEYRARAAAFYRGARTVGFVARGNLESAERQLAAALPNAVVLRNPVNLADRTPVPPPPPGPVRMASVGRLVVGDKGQDVLLHALSAPAWRARDWRLNLYGTGGDEGYLRALARHYSVAERVEFHGHVQDVRSIWARNELLVMPSRAEGTPLVLLEAMLCGRPSVCTDVGGMAEWVHEGRTGFLAEAPTPRSFGAALERAWAARREWPSMGRQAHEDAGRGIEPHPERTLLDLVARAAASRGRS